A single Bosea sp. PAMC 26642 DNA region contains:
- a CDS encoding O-antigen ligase family protein, whose product MSALADRSRADAPPRSGLRVSHGAIKRGALWLLTASSGFALIEPSPYEVVFLLAVLVFALTGIRFSQKPLPLLVLLLLYNIGGAFSLIPWMDESASVRFTAVSVYLMITAVFLAAIMDDDTMARLETLRRGYVFAAWCAGLAGVLGYFDVAGLSSVFSLYGRASGTFKDPNVLGPFLVPPIVFALQHVLIGRLGLMRGLFLMSLPLAALFLTFSRGAWGNLAGSAILMVALTFLTTAGASRRARIVGLTMAAFVLMAAALLVALSFENIRSVFEMRASLDQSYDQGVTGRFGNQLRSIPLLLGEPNGFGPLRFRWFFPEDPHNVYINAFASYGWLGGFAWLGLTAATCYAGWTLVFRRSPWQNHAIVLWSVLFVTILQGLQIDTDHWRHFYLMLGLVWGLAALRVPPPSGPSGAHSG is encoded by the coding sequence TTGAGCGCGCTCGCGGACCGGTCCCGGGCGGACGCGCCGCCACGGAGCGGCCTGCGGGTCTCCCATGGCGCGATCAAGCGCGGCGCGTTGTGGCTTCTGACGGCGTCGAGCGGGTTCGCGCTGATCGAGCCTTCGCCCTATGAAGTCGTCTTTCTGCTGGCGGTGCTCGTCTTTGCGCTGACCGGCATCCGCTTCTCGCAGAAGCCGCTGCCGCTGCTCGTGCTTCTGCTGCTCTACAATATCGGCGGGGCCTTCTCCTTGATCCCCTGGATGGACGAGAGCGCCTCGGTCCGGTTCACGGCCGTCTCGGTCTATCTGATGATCACCGCGGTCTTCCTCGCCGCGATCATGGACGACGACACGATGGCGCGGCTGGAGACGCTGCGGCGCGGCTATGTCTTCGCGGCCTGGTGCGCGGGGCTTGCCGGCGTGCTCGGCTATTTCGACGTTGCGGGACTGAGCAGCGTGTTCTCGCTTTATGGGCGCGCCTCAGGCACCTTCAAGGACCCCAACGTGCTGGGGCCCTTCCTGGTGCCGCCGATCGTCTTTGCTCTGCAGCATGTGCTGATCGGCCGGCTCGGTCTGATGCGCGGGTTGTTCCTGATGAGCCTGCCGCTGGCGGCGCTGTTCCTGACCTTCTCGCGCGGCGCCTGGGGCAATCTCGCGGGCTCGGCGATCCTGATGGTGGCGCTGACCTTCCTGACCACGGCGGGAGCCTCGCGGCGGGCGCGCATCGTCGGGCTAACCATGGCCGCTTTCGTGCTGATGGCGGCGGCGCTGCTGGTCGCCCTCTCGTTTGAAAACATCCGCAGCGTCTTCGAGATGCGCGCCAGCCTCGACCAGAGCTACGACCAGGGCGTCACCGGGCGCTTTGGAAACCAGCTTCGCTCGATCCCGCTGCTGCTCGGCGAGCCCAACGGCTTCGGGCCGCTGCGCTTCCGCTGGTTCTTCCCGGAGGACCCGCACAACGTCTACATCAACGCCTTCGCCTCCTATGGCTGGCTCGGCGGCTTCGCCTGGCTCGGGCTGACGGCGGCGACCTGTTATGCCGGCTGGACGCTCGTCTTCCGTCGCTCGCCCTGGCAGAACCACGCCATCGTGCTCTGGTCGGTGCTGTTCGTCACCATCCTGCAGGGCCTCCAGATCGACACCGACCATTGGCGGCACTTCTATCTGATGCTGGGGCTCGTATGGGGGCTGGCCGCGCTGCGGGTGCCCCCGCCTTCCGGGCCGAGCGGCGCGCATTCCGGCTGA
- a CDS encoding polysaccharide deacetylase family protein — protein sequence MSLRHKAFSAVFKAIALTRADRWGRGFAQGLGVILTLHQVRPERAFGFQPNRLLEITPDFLDTVLRLIRAEGYDLVSLDEAASRLANPRQGRFFVALTFDDGYRDTLDHAWPVLAKYDAPWTMFVTTGFADHSARLWWIELEEAIRALPEIAVELPSGRFFARSGTDVEKQQAFEKLYWRLRAEPEAILLSTISDLACQAGIDGPGITERECLPWGTLRALSGAPGVTIGAHTLTHPMLARHDDAFARAEIANSKARIEAELGIPVRHFCYPVGDPTSAGPREFALAREAGFAAAVTTRPGHLFAAHASHLHALPRVSLNGHQQTEEAARALLSGLPFLLWNRGRRVNVE from the coding sequence ATGAGCCTGCGTCACAAAGCCTTCTCGGCCGTGTTCAAGGCGATCGCGCTGACCCGCGCCGATCGTTGGGGCAGGGGCTTCGCTCAGGGGCTAGGCGTCATCTTGACCCTGCATCAGGTCAGGCCGGAGCGCGCCTTCGGCTTCCAGCCCAATCGCTTGCTCGAGATCACGCCCGATTTCCTCGACACGGTGCTGCGGCTGATCAGGGCGGAGGGCTACGATCTCGTTTCGCTGGACGAGGCGGCGTCGCGCCTGGCGAACCCGCGGCAAGGCCGCTTCTTCGTCGCGCTGACCTTCGACGACGGATATCGCGACACCCTCGACCATGCCTGGCCGGTGCTGGCGAAATACGACGCGCCCTGGACGATGTTCGTCACCACAGGCTTCGCCGACCACAGCGCGCGGCTCTGGTGGATCGAGCTGGAAGAGGCGATCCGAGCCCTTCCGGAGATCGCCGTGGAGCTGCCCTCAGGCAGATTCTTCGCACGCAGCGGCACCGACGTGGAAAAGCAGCAGGCCTTCGAAAAGCTCTACTGGCGTCTGAGAGCCGAGCCCGAAGCGATTCTGCTCTCGACGATTTCCGATCTGGCGTGCCAGGCCGGCATCGACGGGCCGGGGATCACCGAACGCGAATGCCTGCCCTGGGGCACCTTGCGGGCCTTGTCGGGCGCGCCCGGCGTGACCATCGGCGCCCATACGCTCACCCACCCGATGCTGGCCAGGCACGACGATGCCTTCGCCCGCGCAGAGATCGCCAACAGTAAGGCGCGCATCGAAGCCGAACTCGGCATTCCCGTCCGCCATTTCTGCTATCCGGTCGGCGATCCGACATCGGCCGGCCCGCGCGAATTCGCTCTTGCAAGGGAGGCCGGTTTCGCTGCCGCGGTGACGACGCGGCCGGGCCATCTCTTCGCAGCCCATGCGAGCCATCTCCACGCCCTGCCGCGCGTCTCGCTCAACGGCCACCAGCAGACCGAGGAGGCGGCGCGGGCGCTGCTCTCGGGGCTGCCGTTCCTGTTGTGGAACCGGGGGCGGCGGGTGAATGTGGAATAG
- a CDS encoding DUF2842 domain-containing protein: protein MTQSHRKLIGTVVILVFVCVYALVAMALAQGRITEAPKLWQTVAYVALGLAWVLPLLPLIRWMERKDEV, encoded by the coding sequence ATGACCCAGAGCCACCGCAAGCTGATCGGCACCGTCGTGATCCTGGTCTTCGTCTGCGTGTATGCGCTGGTGGCGATGGCGCTGGCGCAGGGCCGGATCACCGAGGCGCCCAAACTCTGGCAGACGGTCGCCTATGTCGCGCTGGGGCTGGCCTGGGTGCTGCCGCTGCTGCCGCTGATCCGGTGGATGGAGCGGAAGGACGAGGTTTAA
- a CDS encoding GNAT family N-acetyltransferase produces the protein MSALAERNRVPASAESRSSAAWQPWRRITVDTDIAALESEWRALEAQALVTPYQAYGWVSAFAATVGKAHGMDFRYVALRDDEDRPVAILPLVITRRLGVRFAEFIGGKHANYHMGLFAPGFAAALDGQAAEAMLHEVGAAIGGLDALVFVNQPVRWGDASNPLVLLASGPSPSGAYKLALVPGDAEGTLKRSMSSHARKKLKNKRNRFAGFGASALVRARSEIEIERITEAFFSQKAARFAAMGIPDPFAEPAMRAFLREGAQGAAPTLELYSLDVAGRSVATYVGAVQGGRFSGMATSFAMDEDIAKTSPGEILLVDLIALKCREGFLAFDLGVGEARYKTTICDDRDDLVDTFLPLTAKGRLFVGFSRLKREAKRLVKGSPTALKLAQRASGLMKRQRAVEE, from the coding sequence ATGTCTGCTCTTGCCGAACGCAACCGCGTGCCGGCTTCGGCCGAAAGCCGGAGCAGCGCCGCGTGGCAGCCGTGGCGGCGCATTACGGTCGATACCGATATAGCGGCGCTCGAAAGCGAGTGGCGCGCGCTGGAAGCACAGGCGCTGGTGACGCCCTATCAGGCTTATGGCTGGGTTTCCGCTTTCGCTGCGACGGTCGGCAAGGCCCATGGCATGGATTTCCGCTATGTTGCTCTGCGCGATGATGAGGACCGGCCTGTCGCGATCCTGCCGCTGGTGATCACGCGGCGGCTGGGCGTGCGGTTCGCCGAGTTCATCGGCGGCAAGCACGCCAACTATCATATGGGGTTGTTCGCGCCGGGTTTTGCGGCGGCGCTGGACGGGCAAGCGGCCGAGGCAATGCTGCACGAGGTCGGCGCGGCGATCGGCGGGCTCGACGCCCTGGTCTTCGTCAACCAGCCGGTGCGCTGGGGCGATGCCTCCAACCCGCTGGTGCTACTTGCCTCCGGCCCGAGCCCGAGCGGCGCCTACAAGCTTGCGCTGGTCCCGGGCGACGCCGAGGGCACGCTGAAGCGCTCGATGAGCAGCCACGCCCGCAAGAAGCTCAAGAACAAGCGCAACCGCTTCGCCGGCTTCGGCGCCTCGGCGCTGGTCAGGGCTCGGAGCGAGATCGAGATCGAGCGCATCACCGAGGCCTTCTTTTCCCAGAAGGCGGCGCGTTTCGCCGCGATGGGCATTCCTGATCCCTTCGCGGAGCCGGCGATGCGGGCCTTCCTGCGCGAAGGCGCTCAGGGCGCAGCGCCGACGCTGGAACTCTATTCGCTCGATGTCGCGGGCCGCTCGGTCGCGACTTATGTCGGCGCAGTCCAAGGCGGCCGCTTCTCGGGGATGGCGACCTCCTTCGCCATGGACGAGGACATCGCAAAGACGAGTCCGGGGGAGATCCTGCTGGTCGATCTGATCGCACTGAAATGCCGCGAAGGTTTTTTAGCGTTCGACCTCGGCGTCGGCGAGGCGCGCTACAAGACGACGATCTGCGACGACCGCGACGATCTGGTCGACACGTTCCTGCCGCTGACGGCAAAGGGCAGGCTCTTCGTCGGGTTCAGCCGCCTGAAGCGCGAGGCCAAGCGCCTGGTGAAGGGCTCGCCGACGGCGCTGAAGCTGGCGCAGCGAGCGTCGGGGTTGATGAAAAGGCAGCGCGCGGTCGAGGAATGA
- a CDS encoding undecaprenyl-phosphate glucose phosphotransferase: MGAFDVRDMIKADAATPLGSGMPGSERIRPTRAFHPLAARIAAMPVQPTLSPVMIEGAVRLFDVLAICAVGGLIYWLYVAGHAESSLHYQVTVPVLAVGMLGAFQALHLYHVGALRNYMAMAARLVAGWTTLFLIALAVFFFLKIGDQVSRVWLAGFYVGGLAALLAERFAVTLAVRSLTRRGRFERRTAIVGGGEAGEALIRALEAQQDTGLRVCGVFDDRNDDRSPDLVAGYPKLGTIDDLVEFARRTRLDLVIFTLPISAEARLLTMLRKLWVLPIDIRLSAHMSKLRFRPRSYSYIGAVPVLDVFDRPIADWDIVVKWIFDKVVGTLALIALLPVMLVIAIAIKLDSKGPVLFRQKRYGFNNDCVEVLKFRSLHHNMSDMAAAKQVTKNDPRVTRVGRVIRKTSLDELPQFFNVVFKGDLSLVGPRPHAIHAHTQNRAYEQVVDGYFARHKVKPGITGWAQIHGWRGETDTDDKIQKRVEHDLHYIENWSVLLDLYILIKTPISLLTKNENAY, from the coding sequence ATGGGTGCGTTCGACGTTCGCGATATGATCAAGGCCGATGCTGCCACGCCTCTCGGTTCCGGGATGCCGGGTTCCGAACGGATTCGACCGACACGCGCCTTTCATCCGCTGGCCGCACGCATCGCCGCCATGCCGGTTCAGCCGACCCTGTCACCGGTGATGATCGAGGGTGCGGTCCGGCTATTCGACGTGCTCGCGATCTGCGCCGTGGGCGGGCTGATCTACTGGCTCTATGTCGCCGGCCACGCCGAGAGCTCGCTGCACTACCAGGTCACGGTGCCGGTGCTGGCGGTCGGGATGCTGGGCGCCTTCCAAGCGCTGCATCTCTATCATGTCGGGGCGCTGCGCAATTACATGGCCATGGCGGCGCGGCTCGTCGCCGGCTGGACCACGCTGTTCCTGATCGCGCTCGCGGTCTTCTTCTTCCTCAAGATCGGGGACCAGGTCTCGCGCGTCTGGCTTGCCGGCTTCTATGTCGGCGGGCTGGCGGCGCTGCTGGCCGAACGGTTTGCCGTCACACTCGCCGTGCGCAGCCTGACGCGGCGGGGGCGGTTCGAACGGCGCACCGCGATCGTCGGCGGCGGCGAGGCCGGCGAGGCGCTGATCCGCGCGCTCGAGGCCCAGCAGGACACCGGCCTGCGCGTCTGCGGCGTGTTCGACGACCGCAACGACGACCGTTCGCCCGATCTGGTCGCCGGCTATCCCAAGCTCGGGACGATCGACGATCTTGTCGAATTCGCCAGGCGCACCCGGCTCGACCTGGTGATCTTCACGCTGCCGATCTCGGCCGAGGCGCGGCTGCTGACGATGCTGCGCAAGCTCTGGGTGCTGCCCATCGACATCCGGCTCTCGGCGCATATGTCGAAGCTCCGGTTCCGGCCGCGCTCCTACTCCTATATCGGCGCCGTGCCGGTGCTCGATGTATTCGACCGGCCGATCGCCGACTGGGACATCGTCGTCAAATGGATCTTCGACAAGGTCGTGGGGACGCTGGCGCTGATCGCGCTCCTGCCGGTGATGCTCGTCATCGCCATCGCGATCAAGCTCGATTCGAAGGGGCCGGTGCTGTTCCGGCAGAAGCGCTACGGCTTCAACAATGATTGCGTCGAGGTGCTGAAGTTCCGCTCGCTGCATCACAACATGAGCGACATGGCCGCCGCCAAGCAGGTGACCAAGAACGATCCGCGCGTGACCCGCGTCGGCCGCGTCATCCGCAAGACCTCACTGGACGAGCTGCCACAATTCTTCAACGTGGTCTTCAAGGGCGATCTCTCGCTGGTGGGTCCGCGCCCGCACGCGATCCATGCCCATACCCAGAACCGGGCCTATGAGCAGGTCGTCGATGGCTATTTCGCGCGTCATAAGGTCAAGCCAGGCATCACCGGCTGGGCGCAGATCCATGGGTGGCGCGGCGAGACCGATACCGACGACAAGATCCAGAAGCGCGTCGAACACGACCTCCACTACATCGAAAACTGGTCGGTGCTGCTGGACCTCTACATCCTGATCAAGACGCCGATCTCGCTGCTGACCAAGAACGAGAACGCCTATTGA
- a CDS encoding GumC family protein, with the protein MTAQTESQTRAAGEGRGDMLDLAALWAAIKRRKAWIIGPSLAALGLSVVAINLVPARYTGEARILLENRDSFYTRPGQSTGESSGQQFDSEAVQSQVQLIMSRDLAREAIKRIGLVGNPEFDAGAGALNTLKKVGVLVGLGAHPADRSPEDRVLEKYFDRLLVYPVGRSRIVSVEFSSQDPALAAKAANTIADVYLELQQAAKQDTARSASSWLSTTIEPLRKRLAEAEAKVEDFRSRNGLLVGANNTTITAQQLGDLSTQLSTARSQQAEAQAKAGLIRDAIKQGRTFEIPDVANNELVRRLIEQRVNLRAQLALESRNLLSEHPRIKELNAQLTDLEGQLRAAAERTVRMLENEAKIASQRIESFTAALDGQKKNVSTANDSEVQLRALEREARTLRDQLEQYMLRYREAVARDTQNATPADARVISRAVEPSEPSFPKKVPTMVVATLATFLVALATIVSRELLNGQSGAPAPADKPRRAPGWVVGGPGRTNSDPRRERVAGLLTHAGRLGQVTLDLDAPEQTLADIAERIEEPARGMAPMVVVLDGGGHGATTARDLAELLSQRCRCIIVDLAADGDRTEPGFSELLAGEALFSDIITRETGSRLHRIGPGRAGRDAVLAAPDLVELALDALCETYDWVLVAAASNDEAAVLAPLVGRAQGGLVMAGQVGNGHAIEAAYRLADLTKAPVALVLDANEPVPSRLVASRERDQEPA; encoded by the coding sequence ATGACCGCTCAAACCGAGAGCCAGACGCGCGCCGCCGGCGAAGGTCGCGGCGACATGCTCGATCTCGCGGCGCTGTGGGCCGCGATCAAGCGCCGGAAGGCCTGGATCATCGGTCCGAGCCTGGCCGCGCTCGGTCTGTCCGTCGTCGCGATCAACCTGGTACCCGCCCGCTACACCGGCGAGGCCCGCATCCTGCTGGAGAATCGCGACAGCTTCTACACCCGGCCGGGCCAGTCGACGGGGGAAAGCTCGGGGCAGCAATTCGACAGCGAGGCCGTCCAGAGCCAGGTCCAGCTCATCATGTCCCGCGATCTCGCCCGCGAGGCGATCAAGCGCATCGGCCTCGTCGGCAATCCCGAATTCGACGCGGGCGCCGGTGCGCTCAACACGCTGAAGAAGGTCGGCGTCCTGGTCGGCCTGGGCGCCCATCCGGCCGACCGTTCGCCGGAAGACCGGGTGCTGGAGAAGTATTTCGACCGGCTGTTGGTCTATCCCGTCGGCCGCTCCCGTATCGTCTCGGTCGAGTTCTCATCGCAGGATCCCGCATTGGCGGCGAAGGCCGCCAACACCATCGCCGACGTCTATCTGGAACTGCAGCAGGCGGCCAAGCAGGACACGGCGCGCAGTGCCTCGTCCTGGCTTTCGACCACGATCGAACCTCTGCGCAAGCGTCTGGCCGAGGCCGAGGCCAAGGTCGAGGATTTCCGCTCGCGCAACGGCCTTCTGGTCGGCGCCAACAACACCACGATCACCGCCCAGCAGCTCGGCGATCTCTCGACGCAGCTCTCGACGGCCCGCAGCCAGCAGGCCGAGGCGCAGGCCAAGGCCGGTCTGATCCGCGATGCCATCAAGCAGGGCCGGACCTTCGAAATCCCGGACGTCGCCAACAACGAACTCGTCCGCCGGTTGATCGAACAGCGCGTGAATCTGCGCGCCCAGCTCGCGCTCGAATCGCGCAATCTCCTGTCCGAGCATCCCCGGATCAAGGAACTCAACGCCCAGCTCACCGATCTCGAAGGCCAGCTTCGTGCCGCGGCCGAACGGACCGTGCGGATGCTGGAGAACGAAGCCAAGATCGCCAGCCAGCGCATCGAGAGCTTTACCGCAGCTCTCGACGGCCAGAAGAAGAACGTCTCCACCGCCAACGATAGCGAGGTCCAGTTGCGCGCCTTGGAGCGCGAGGCCCGCACGCTGCGCGACCAGCTCGAGCAGTACATGCTGCGCTATCGCGAAGCCGTCGCCCGCGACACCCAGAATGCGACCCCCGCCGACGCCCGGGTGATCTCGCGCGCCGTCGAGCCGAGCGAGCCTTCTTTCCCCAAGAAGGTTCCGACCATGGTCGTGGCGACGCTGGCGACCTTCCTCGTCGCGCTCGCCACCATCGTCTCGCGCGAATTGCTCAACGGCCAGTCGGGCGCGCCTGCGCCGGCCGACAAGCCGCGCCGGGCGCCGGGCTGGGTCGTCGGTGGGCCCGGCCGGACCAACTCCGACCCGCGCCGCGAGCGCGTCGCCGGTCTCCTGACCCATGCCGGCCGCCTTGGTCAGGTGACGCTCGACCTCGACGCACCCGAGCAGACGCTCGCCGACATCGCCGAACGCATCGAGGAGCCGGCCCGCGGCATGGCGCCCATGGTGGTTGTGCTGGACGGCGGCGGCCATGGTGCGACGACCGCGCGCGACCTCGCCGAACTGCTCTCGCAGCGCTGCCGCTGCATCATCGTCGATCTCGCCGCAGATGGCGACCGCACCGAGCCCGGCTTCTCCGAGCTTCTCGCCGGCGAGGCGCTGTTCTCCGACATCATTACGCGCGAGACCGGCTCGCGCCTGCACCGCATCGGCCCCGGCCGTGCCGGCCGCGACGCCGTGCTGGCTGCGCCCGACCTAGTCGAACTCGCGCTCGACGCGCTCTGCGAGACCTATGACTGGGTACTGGTCGCAGCCGCCTCCAACGACGAGGCGGCCGTACTCGCGCCGCTGGTCGGCCGCGCCCAGGGCGGCCTTGTCATGGCCGGCCAGGTCGGCAACGGCCATGCGATCGAGGCCGCCTACAGGCTGGCGGATTTGACGAAGGCGCCGGTCGCGCTGGTTCTGGACGCCAACGAACCGGTGCCGAGCCGGCTGGTCGCGTCGCGCGAACGCGACCAGGAGCCGGCCTGA
- a CDS encoding polysaccharide biosynthesis/export family protein, with translation MSPRLTSLALALALTAGACAPRYVEADYAMAQPSGPYRLASGDKLRIIVFGQDNLSNIYAVDGSGRISMPLIDTVEAQGRTTQQLERAIEGKLRGGFLREPKVSVEVDSYRPFFVLGEVTNSGQFPYVNGMTVQTAVAIAGGFTPRGQRSFAEVTRLIDGQLVTAAVPIIYPVQPGDTIVIKERWF, from the coding sequence ATGAGTCCCCGCCTCACCTCTCTCGCCTTGGCGCTCGCGCTGACGGCCGGCGCCTGCGCGCCGCGCTATGTCGAGGCCGACTACGCCATGGCGCAGCCGAGCGGGCCCTACCGGCTCGCCAGCGGCGACAAGCTGCGCATCATCGTCTTCGGACAGGACAATCTCTCCAATATCTACGCTGTCGACGGCTCGGGACGCATCTCGATGCCGCTGATCGACACGGTCGAGGCGCAAGGGCGCACGACGCAGCAGCTCGAGCGGGCGATCGAGGGCAAGCTGCGCGGCGGCTTCCTGCGCGAGCCCAAGGTCTCGGTCGAGGTCGATTCGTACCGGCCGTTCTTCGTGCTCGGCGAGGTCACCAATTCCGGCCAGTTTCCCTATGTCAACGGCATGACCGTGCAGACGGCGGTGGCGATCGCCGGGGGCTTCACGCCACGCGGCCAGCGCAGCTTCGCCGAGGTGACGCGCCTGATCGACGGTCAACTCGTCACCGCGGCGGTACCGATCATCTATCCGGTGCAGCCGGGCGACACGATCGTGATCAAGGAACGCTGGTTCTGA
- a CDS encoding DMT family transporter has product MSFHWFILLAAIAVEIVATAALKSSISAPAVLALLPLLLIGLSFALLSVALRVIPMAVAYAVWEGLGIVGIAISGHLLFGEHLTPQRILALAAIIAGIVLLERGVGSGHNDQRRPA; this is encoded by the coding sequence ATGTCTTTCCACTGGTTCATTCTGCTCGCGGCCATCGCCGTCGAGATCGTTGCGACGGCTGCGCTGAAATCCTCCATCTCCGCGCCCGCTGTCCTGGCGCTTCTGCCTCTGCTCCTGATCGGGCTCTCCTTCGCGCTGCTAAGCGTCGCTTTGCGCGTCATCCCGATGGCCGTCGCCTATGCGGTCTGGGAAGGGCTCGGCATCGTCGGCATCGCCATCTCTGGCCACCTGCTCTTCGGCGAGCATTTGACGCCCCAGCGCATCCTGGCACTGGCTGCGATCATCGCCGGCATCGTCCTGCTCGAACGCGGAGTCGGTAGTGGTCACAACGACCAGAGGAGGCCGGCATGA
- the mdtI gene encoding multidrug/spermidine efflux SMR transporter subunit MdtI has product MIAPLLPQSLALLWLVLAVALEVSGTYLLKLSDGLKRRLLGALGLVLVIGAFAALAQAIRGMDLSVAYAVWGGAGLVVTAIVGALAFGQAIRPAGWAGIVLVICGVVALKLA; this is encoded by the coding sequence ATGATCGCCCCCCTCCTGCCGCAGTCGCTCGCGCTGCTCTGGCTCGTGCTTGCGGTCGCTCTCGAAGTGTCGGGAACTTATCTGCTGAAGCTGTCGGACGGGCTGAAGCGCCGTCTCCTCGGCGCGCTGGGCCTCGTCCTCGTCATCGGCGCTTTCGCCGCGCTGGCGCAGGCGATCCGCGGTATGGATCTCTCCGTTGCCTATGCCGTCTGGGGCGGGGCCGGCCTCGTCGTGACGGCGATCGTCGGCGCGCTCGCCTTCGGCCAGGCCATCCGCCCGGCCGGCTGGGCCGGCATCGTTCTGGTGATCTGCGGCGTCGTCGCGCTGAAGCTGGCCTGA
- a CDS encoding glycosyltransferase family 4 protein has translation MTEAAPPLRILHVFRAPLGGLFRNVLDLARGQAARGHHVGIFCDATTGGTRADDVFAELSDKLSLGVMRVAMSRYPSLTDAKAQLSQIRLRARLKPDIVHGHGSKGGLYSRLPALLTPGRRYATAYTPHGGSFNYKPGSTEHRVYMGVERFLERATDMFMFESAFIAGRFEAHIGHMPLTDHRIVLNGISEPEFEPIDHSQAGFDLVYLGELRSAKGIDTLIEALALLKSRDGLTPRLLLIGSGPDEAELRQMTVDRGVAAQCVFEPPGPIRRALSQAHVMVVPSRAESLPYVVLEAAAAAQPLIATDVGGIKEIYGPRHSHRLIAANDPVVLADAIARTLAAPYAERRAEATDLAAHVRQNFQLDAMVDGVIAAYRVAFAARPSR, from the coding sequence ATGACCGAGGCCGCGCCACCGCTGCGCATCCTGCATGTGTTTCGCGCACCGCTTGGCGGGCTGTTCCGCAACGTGCTCGACCTTGCGCGCGGACAGGCGGCGCGCGGACATCATGTCGGGATCTTCTGCGATGCGACGACCGGCGGCACACGTGCCGACGATGTCTTCGCCGAGCTGTCGGACAAGCTCTCGCTCGGTGTGATGCGCGTCGCCATGTCCCGCTATCCGAGCCTGACCGATGCCAAGGCGCAGCTCAGCCAGATCAGGCTGCGCGCCCGGCTGAAGCCCGACATCGTTCATGGCCACGGCTCCAAGGGCGGACTCTATTCGCGGCTGCCGGCGCTGCTGACGCCCGGCCGCCGCTACGCCACGGCCTACACTCCCCATGGCGGCAGCTTCAACTACAAGCCCGGCTCGACCGAACACCGCGTCTATATGGGCGTGGAGCGGTTCCTCGAGCGCGCCACGGACATGTTCATGTTCGAGAGCGCCTTCATCGCCGGTCGGTTCGAGGCTCATATCGGCCATATGCCGCTGACCGACCATCGCATCGTGCTGAACGGCATCTCGGAGCCGGAGTTCGAGCCGATCGACCATAGCCAGGCCGGGTTCGACCTCGTCTATCTCGGCGAGCTGCGTTCGGCGAAGGGCATCGACACGCTGATCGAGGCGCTCGCTTTGCTGAAGAGCCGTGACGGGCTGACGCCGCGCCTGCTGCTGATCGGTTCGGGACCGGACGAGGCGGAGCTGCGGCAGATGACAGTCGATCGCGGCGTTGCGGCACAATGCGTCTTCGAGCCGCCGGGACCGATCCGCCGCGCGCTGTCGCAGGCGCATGTGATGGTGGTGCCGTCGCGGGCGGAATCGCTGCCCTATGTCGTGCTGGAGGCGGCGGCGGCGGCCCAACCGCTGATCGCGACCGATGTCGGCGGCATCAAGGAAATCTACGGGCCGCGCCATAGTCACAGGCTGATCGCCGCAAACGACCCGGTCGTGCTGGCCGACGCGATCGCGCGGACGCTGGCCGCGCCCTATGCCGAAAGGCGGGCCGAGGCGACCGATCTCGCGGCGCATGTCCGGCAGAACTTCCAGCTCGACGCGATGGTCGATGGCGTGATCGCGGCCTATCGCGTCGCATTTGCCGCTCGCCCGTCGCGCTGA